A segment of the Desulfurellaceae bacterium genome:
ACCGCGTGGAGCTGAGCGAGGCAGAACAGGAGCTGAGCGCCCGCCTGGAGCGGCTGGTGGCCGAGGGTGGTTTTACGCCCCCGGAGGTCAAGGACCTGGAGACCACGCTGGCCGTCCCGCGCAAGCAGTTTCTTGACCTGCTGGGCATTTTGGAGTCCCAACACAAGCTGGTGAAGGTCGCCACCGACCTCTACTTGAGTCAAAAGCGCGTAGACCAAGCCCGGTCTGTCCTGGTCGAACACCTCACCGCTCATGGGGAAATATCAGCCGCAACATTTCGGGATGCGTTGAGAATCAGTCGGAAGACGACCATCCCCTTGCTGGAGTACTTCGACCGGACCGGGCTGACGCTACGGGTTGGCGATATTCGGAAACTGCGCAAAGCCGAGACAATCCCGGCAAGACCTTCAGTATAAAGGACACTATGCGTACCACACCCCAGCGGACCGAGGATCAACGTTCGAGAATCCGCCTGACCGAAAAAGTGAAAGCCGCGGGTTGAGCGGGGAAATTGGGTCCGGCGGACCTGGCACATGTCCTGAGCGAGCTGCCCCGCGAGCAGCACCCCGATCTGCTGGTTGGCGTGGAAACCTCTGATGACGCTGGCGTGTTTCGCCTGAGCGATGACTTGGCCGTCATCAATACGGTCGATTTTTTTACCCCGGTAGTGGACGACCCGTACACCTACGGGCTCATTTCAGCCGCTAACTCGCTCAGCGATGTCTACGCCATGGGCGGTGAGCCGAAAACGGCACTGAATATCGTCTGTTTTCCCCAGGATGGGGTCGATAAGACCGTACTGGCCGACATTCTGCACGGAGGAGCGGCAAAAGTGCGGGAGGCTGGAGCGGCGCTGGTCGGCGGACATTCGGTTGCCGATGAGGAGATTAAATACGGTTTGGCCGTGACCGGGGTAGTGCATCCTCAACGTGTGGTGCGCAATGTCGGCGCTCAGGTGGGCGATGTGCTGATCCTGACCAAACCGCTGGGTACGGGCATTATCACCACCGCGCTGAAACGCGGCCGTCTCCGGGATCGGCACGATACGGAATACACGGCAGCGGTTGATTCGATGGCGAGACTGAACCGCACCGCCAGCCACGTCATGGCCCGCTACACGGTCCACGCATGCACCGATATAACCGGATTCAGTCTGATGGGCCACGGCTATGAGATGGCCCACGGCAGTGGAGTCAGCCTCCGGCTGCGCGCTGCCCAATTCCCAGTCTTGCCGGGCGCGCTGCGCCTGGCCTCAGAGGGGTATCTGACTGGTGGCTGCAAGCGCAATCGCAGTTATCTGGCCGATAAAGTCCGGGTGTCGCCAGGACTTACCGCCCAGCTTGCCGAGCTTGCCTTTGATCCACAAACCTCGGGCGGTCTACTCATGGCCA
Coding sequences within it:
- the selD gene encoding selenide, water dikinase SelD, which produces MGPADLAHVLSELPREQHPDLLVGVETSDDAGVFRLSDDLAVINTVDFFTPVVDDPYTYGLISAANSLSDVYAMGGEPKTALNIVCFPQDGVDKTVLADILHGGAAKVREAGAALVGGHSVADEEIKYGLAVTGVVHPQRVVRNVGAQVGDVLILTKPLGTGIITTALKRGRLRDRHDTEYTAAVDSMARLNRTASHVMARYTVHACTDITGFSLMGHGYEMAHGSGVSLRLRAAQFPVLPGALRLASEGYLTGGCKRNRSYLADKVRVSPGLTAQLAELAFDPQTSGGLLMAIPESEANACVQALENAGSPAAVVLGEVVPHTEHWVEIVED